In one Alphaproteobacteria bacterium SS10 genomic region, the following are encoded:
- a CDS encoding tryptophan-rich sensory protein translates to MIAIPKQAIADELVSQLETTVWRPNRLWLVAMIVLSVGVNGALSRVARLGLADWYQALAKPSFVPPDWAFAVAWTSLYALMAVSLWFYWRATADRPAAWRGGTTLFAVQYLTCSAWPFMFFGLQSTLLGFVGTLVLVPMIIATIILFGRYSRPAALALVPYLLWSTLAIAMSYQVWQLN, encoded by the coding sequence ATGATCGCCATCCCAAAGCAAGCAATCGCCGACGAACTTGTTTCACAATTAGAGACGACAGTTTGGCGCCCCAACCGCCTCTGGTTGGTTGCGATGATTGTGCTCTCGGTCGGGGTGAATGGCGCCCTATCCCGGGTTGCCCGCTTAGGCCTTGCGGATTGGTATCAAGCGCTCGCTAAGCCCAGCTTTGTGCCACCTGACTGGGCCTTCGCCGTTGCCTGGACCAGCCTTTACGCCCTGATGGCGGTATCACTCTGGTTCTATTGGCGGGCAACGGCGGACCGTCCCGCCGCCTGGCGGGGTGGCACCACCCTCTTCGCGGTTCAGTACCTCACCTGCTCTGCCTGGCCATTCATGTTCTTTGGACTGCAGTCCACCCTGCTCGGCTTTGTTGGCACGCTTGTCTTAGTGCCGATGATCATTGCGACGATCATTCTATTTGGCCGCTATAGCCGCCCAGCCGCCCTCGCGCTTGTCCCCTATCTGCTGTGGTCCACGCTTGCGATCGCCATGTCCTATCAGGTCTGGCAGCTGAACTAG
- a CDS encoding response regulator, with translation MAYDLGKVSVVVADQSQFMRHILNEMLLAFGVVNIKTVESGEAALKAFDEMDVDVLICDSMIEPIDGYELTRTIRNNPDLPNRYLPIIFVTGHADMHSVLKARDAGATEFLVKPVAPAVIYDRVVHVIEHQRPFIQAGTYFGPDRRRRVSADFHGVEKRGIPNAVDSKGVGLTQEEIEAIFKGRR, from the coding sequence ATGGCCTATGACCTAGGCAAAGTATCGGTTGTGGTCGCAGACCAGAGCCAATTCATGCGGCATATCTTAAATGAGATGCTGCTGGCCTTTGGCGTGGTCAACATCAAGACGGTGGAGAGCGGCGAGGCCGCCCTTAAAGCCTTTGATGAGATGGATGTCGATGTCTTGATCTGTGACAGCATGATCGAGCCGATCGACGGCTATGAGCTGACCCGGACCATTCGAAACAATCCGGATCTTCCAAACCGCTATCTGCCGATTATTTTTGTCACCGGCCATGCCGATATGCATTCAGTCTTGAAGGCACGGGATGCGGGTGCGACGGAGTTTCTGGTGAAGCCGGTGGCCCCTGCTGTGATATATGATCGTGTCGTGCACGTGATTGAGCACCAGCGACCGTTTATTCAGGCTGGTACCTATTTCGGGCCAGATCGACGGCGGCGGGTCAGTGCTGATTTCCACGGTGTGGAGAAGCGCGGCATACCAAATGCGGTTGATTCAAAGGGTGTCGGGCTCACCCAAGAAGAGATTGAAGCAATTTTCAAAGGGCGCCGTTAA
- a CDS encoding argininosuccinate synthase produces MSSDSPIKKIVLAYSGGLDTSVILRWLQETYACEVVTFTADLGQGEEVEPARKKAEMMGVKEIFIDDLREEFVRDFVFPMFRANALYEGTYLLGTSIARPLIAKRQIEIARQVGADAVAHGATGKGNDQVRFELGYYALKPDIKVIAPWRDWDLSSRTKLLDYAEKHQIPIAKDKRGEPPYSTDANLLHISYEGKALEDPWVAPEDDMFTRSVAPEKAPDTPEFIEIDFERGDPVAINGEALGPAAMLTKLNELAGRHGIGRLDLVENRFVGMKSRGIYETPGGTLLSVARRGIESLTLDREAGHLKDEVMPRYASLIYNGFWFSPEREALQALIDQTQEHVTGTVRVKLFKGSTSIVGRKSPYSLYSLEHVTFEEDAVYDQVDAAGFIKLNALRLKLRQRQQEGS; encoded by the coding sequence ATGTCTAGCGATAGCCCGATCAAAAAAATCGTGCTCGCCTATTCAGGCGGCCTCGATACCTCTGTCATTCTCCGTTGGTTGCAAGAGACCTATGCCTGCGAGGTGGTGACCTTTACCGCCGATCTCGGCCAGGGTGAGGAGGTTGAGCCAGCCCGTAAGAAGGCAGAGATGATGGGGGTCAAAGAGATCTTCATCGATGATCTGCGCGAAGAGTTTGTTCGCGACTTCGTGTTCCCAATGTTCCGTGCCAATGCGCTTTATGAAGGCACCTATCTATTGGGTACCTCAATCGCACGGCCCCTGATCGCTAAGCGGCAGATTGAGATTGCGCGCCAGGTTGGTGCCGATGCCGTCGCCCATGGTGCGACCGGTAAGGGTAATGACCAGGTCCGCTTTGAACTTGGGTATTACGCGCTGAAGCCTGACATCAAGGTTATCGCGCCATGGCGTGACTGGGATCTAAGTTCCCGGACCAAGCTGCTCGACTATGCCGAGAAGCACCAGATCCCAATCGCTAAAGACAAGCGGGGTGAGCCGCCATACTCCACCGACGCCAACCTGCTCCATATCTCCTATGAAGGTAAGGCGCTCGAGGATCCCTGGGTTGCGCCTGAGGACGACATGTTCACCCGCTCCGTGGCACCTGAGAAGGCACCGGACACGCCAGAGTTTATCGAGATCGACTTTGAGCGCGGTGATCCCGTTGCCATCAATGGTGAGGCCTTGGGTCCCGCCGCGATGCTGACCAAGTTGAACGAGCTGGCGGGCCGCCACGGCATTGGCCGCCTTGATTTGGTTGAGAACCGGTTCGTGGGCATGAAGAGCCGCGGCATCTATGAGACCCCTGGTGGTACCCTGTTGTCCGTGGCCCGCCGTGGGATTGAGAGCCTGACCCTGGACCGTGAGGCCGGGCACCTCAAAGATGAGGTCATGCCGCGCTATGCCAGCCTGATTTACAATGGCTTCTGGTTCTCCCCAGAGCGTGAGGCCCTACAGGCGCTGATCGATCAAACCCAAGAACATGTGACCGGCACCGTTCGGGTTAAGCTGTTCAAAGGCTCCACCTCAATCGTGGGTCGGAAGTCGCCTTACAGCCTCTACAGCCTTGAGCATGTGACGTTTGAAGAAGATGCGGTTTATGACCAGGTCGACGCAGCTGGTTTCATCAAGCTGAACGCCTTGCGGCTTAAGCTGCGGCAGCGTCAGCAAGAGGGCAGTTAA
- a CDS encoding SDR family oxidoreductase, whose product MTGSTTAQFDFSGAKVFVFGGTSGINLGIAEAFASRGAIMGVASRSPEKVEAAAESLTKLGAKASEGYPLDVRDHEAVAKAAADFAAKHGTIDVLVSGAAGNFPAPAAAMSPNGFKSVVDIDLLGTFHVMKGVFEHLTQPGASIINISAPQAMIPMAFQAHVCAAKAGVDMITQTLAIEWGPLGIRVNSVIPGPIDGTEGMKRLAPTEEIRKAVLKSVPARRMGSPDDVAQLCLFLGSDAAAYVNGAIIPADGGWAANGARIDFEALMKAAGGA is encoded by the coding sequence ATGACCGGTTCGACCACCGCGCAGTTCGACTTTTCCGGTGCCAAGGTCTTTGTCTTTGGCGGTACCAGCGGCATCAATCTCGGCATTGCCGAGGCGTTCGCCAGCCGTGGTGCGATTATGGGCGTCGCCTCACGCAGCCCTGAGAAAGTGGAGGCCGCTGCGGAAAGCCTGACCAAGCTGGGCGCCAAAGCATCCGAGGGCTACCCGCTAGATGTTCGGGATCACGAGGCCGTGGCCAAGGCCGCCGCTGATTTCGCGGCAAAGCACGGCACCATCGATGTGCTGGTTTCTGGTGCTGCTGGCAACTTCCCTGCACCGGCCGCCGCGATGAGCCCGAATGGCTTCAAATCTGTCGTGGATATCGACCTGCTTGGCACCTTCCACGTGATGAAAGGTGTCTTTGAACACCTTACCCAGCCGGGGGCGAGCATCATCAACATCTCCGCCCCGCAGGCGATGATCCCGATGGCGTTCCAGGCCCATGTCTGCGCGGCGAAAGCCGGTGTCGACATGATCACCCAAACCCTGGCTATTGAATGGGGGCCGCTGGGCATTCGGGTGAACTCGGTTATTCCAGGCCCGATTGATGGCACCGAGGGGATGAAGCGCCTCGCGCCAACCGAAGAGATCCGCAAGGCCGTGCTGAAATCGGTTCCCGCCCGGCGCATGGGCTCACCCGATGATGTGGCCCAGCTTTGCTTGTTCCTTGGCTCCGATGCAGCCGCTTATGTGAATGGTGCGATCATTCCCGCCGATGGCGGCTGGGCGGCCAATGGCGCCCGCATCGATTTTGAAGCCTTGATGAAGGCCGCTGGCGGCGCTTAA
- a CDS encoding sigma-70 family RNA polymerase sigma factor, with protein sequence MPDSASFGPTGEPRFDLMITAIAERTDRDAFAALFEHFAPRVKAYLLRLGMANAAAEDLAQEVLLTVWHKAATYDPSQAGASTWIFTIARNKRIDVLRRENRPALDPNDPALVQEPDALADEVVSASDQAKHIRAAIAELPAEQAELVRLAFYHDHAHGVIAEKTGLPLGTVKSRLRLALIKLRRALNDDDQPE encoded by the coding sequence ATGCCAGACAGTGCATCCTTTGGACCGACCGGCGAGCCGCGCTTTGATCTGATGATCACAGCAATTGCGGAACGAACGGATCGGGACGCTTTCGCCGCCCTCTTTGAGCACTTTGCGCCCCGCGTGAAGGCTTATTTGCTGCGACTCGGCATGGCCAACGCAGCGGCTGAGGATTTGGCACAGGAAGTACTGTTAACCGTGTGGCACAAGGCAGCGACTTACGATCCGTCGCAGGCTGGTGCCAGTACCTGGATCTTCACCATCGCCCGGAACAAGCGCATTGATGTGCTGCGTCGGGAGAACAGGCCGGCATTGGACCCCAATGATCCTGCCTTGGTGCAAGAACCAGATGCCTTAGCTGATGAGGTGGTTTCGGCCTCCGACCAGGCTAAGCACATCCGTGCCGCGATTGCTGAGCTGCCCGCAGAGCAAGCTGAGCTGGTCCGCCTCGCCTTCTATCATGATCATGCCCATGGCGTGATTGCCGAGAAGACGGGTCTACCGCTCGGGACGGTCAAGTCGCGTTTGCGCTTGGCCTTGATCAAGTTGCGAAGGGCGCTAAACGATGACGACCAACCGGAATAA
- a CDS encoding M10 family metallopeptidase C-terminal domain-containing protein, with product MSLTQDSFPDTANIIIGTEGIDAIEGTAGADGILALNGADVVEAGDGADSVDGGLVGDRINGNAGNDLLYGNVGADTLDGGDGNDRLRGGDDFDRLLGGQGADTAFGDDGFDTIYGNQASDLLNGGTGNDLLYGGQDADRLEGGDGDDRLYGNFGNDTLVSGAGADTLFGGRDDDVFIPSTGADVLLGGSGFDTADYSSLTGTLEVFLFDGTIRFNTGLAIVNHSFTSLENIVATTGNDNLVGASTSNVLTAGAGNDRLDGLQNADFLDGGDGDDTIIGRADNDTIIGGAGTDIVDFTVLGAANLIVEFETSAVSLLVDGVVQNRGQISGIENLVGTAGADTLAGDSQDNLFFGQDGDDHFIATRGNDVMVGGAGTDSIDFTFIGLALTINLDPVAGATVTFTDESSVTSTTSLSEIEVLIAGGLNDTITGATLNENIRGAFGDDVISTSAGNDLAYGNQGADTIDLGFDNDTGFGGKDADLVIGGSGDDVLYGNLANDTLIGGSGDDALFGGKGDDLLQPETGSDTLNGGLGDDTVDFNGFESALDIDLVASTATFTNFQGEEQVLALTSIENAFGGDADDQIVAGNGNNTISGGAGIDRLTGGFGADTFRFGRGDGDDIILDFAGGEDQLLIDVELGVTSFEDVLALATENASGDLQFVFNPPGAMTTESITLVGTPSSAAATLQILFFDSDPTN from the coding sequence ATGTCGCTGACCCAGGATAGCTTTCCAGATACCGCGAACATCATCATCGGTACCGAGGGTATCGATGCCATTGAAGGCACGGCAGGCGCTGACGGTATCTTGGCCCTTAACGGCGCAGACGTGGTTGAGGCCGGGGATGGCGCGGACAGTGTGGATGGCGGTTTGGTTGGCGACCGGATCAACGGTAATGCTGGCAACGACCTACTCTACGGTAATGTTGGTGCCGATACCCTCGATGGTGGCGACGGCAATGATCGGCTGCGCGGCGGTGACGATTTTGACCGACTTTTGGGCGGGCAAGGGGCTGATACGGCCTTTGGCGATGACGGCTTTGACACCATCTATGGCAACCAGGCCAGCGACCTACTGAATGGTGGAACTGGTAACGACCTACTCTATGGCGGTCAGGATGCCGACCGCCTCGAAGGCGGCGATGGCGATGACCGCCTCTATGGCAATTTCGGCAATGACACGCTGGTCAGCGGGGCTGGCGCTGACACCCTGTTTGGCGGACGGGATGATGATGTGTTCATCCCGAGCACCGGTGCGGATGTCTTGCTTGGCGGCTCTGGCTTCGACACGGCTGATTACTCAAGCCTCACCGGCACGCTAGAGGTTTTCCTGTTTGACGGGACCATCCGCTTCAACACCGGCCTCGCCATCGTCAATCACAGCTTCACGAGCCTTGAGAATATTGTCGCCACCACCGGGAACGATAATCTGGTGGGCGCCTCCACCTCCAACGTGCTGACGGCGGGTGCCGGCAATGACCGCTTGGATGGGTTGCAGAATGCTGACTTCCTTGATGGCGGTGATGGCGATGACACCATCATCGGCCGTGCCGATAACGACACCATCATCGGTGGTGCGGGCACAGACATCGTCGATTTCACTGTCCTTGGCGCCGCAAACCTTATCGTTGAGTTTGAGACCAGTGCCGTCAGCTTGCTGGTTGATGGCGTGGTTCAGAACCGCGGTCAGATTTCTGGCATTGAGAACCTGGTCGGCACAGCCGGTGCAGATACCCTTGCCGGGGACAGTCAGGACAACCTGTTCTTCGGCCAGGATGGCGATGACCACTTCATTGCGACCCGGGGCAATGACGTCATGGTCGGCGGTGCAGGCACGGACAGCATCGACTTCACCTTTATCGGCCTCGCCCTGACCATCAATCTCGACCCAGTGGCAGGGGCCACGGTCACGTTTACCGACGAGAGCAGCGTTACCAGCACCACATCACTGAGTGAGATTGAGGTCCTGATCGCCGGCGGTCTTAACGACACGATCACCGGCGCAACGCTGAACGAAAACATACGGGGCGCCTTCGGCGACGACGTGATCTCAACTTCTGCTGGCAATGATCTGGCCTATGGCAACCAGGGCGCGGATACGATTGATCTCGGCTTCGATAACGACACCGGCTTTGGTGGTAAGGACGCAGATCTGGTGATCGGCGGCAGCGGCGATGACGTGCTGTATGGCAACCTCGCCAACGACACCCTAATCGGCGGCAGCGGTGATGACGCCCTATTTGGCGGTAAGGGTGATGATCTTCTGCAGCCAGAAACCGGCAGTGACACCCTGAATGGCGGCCTGGGCGACGACACTGTCGACTTCAACGGGTTTGAAAGCGCATTGGACATTGATTTGGTGGCCAGCACGGCGACCTTCACCAACTTCCAGGGTGAGGAGCAGGTCCTTGCCCTAACCAGTATTGAGAATGCTTTTGGCGGCGATGCCGATGATCAGATCGTGGCTGGCAATGGCAACAACACAATCTCAGGCGGGGCAGGGATTGACCGTCTAACCGGTGGCTTTGGCGCGGACACCTTCCGCTTCGGCCGGGGTGATGGCGATGACATCATTCTCGACTTCGCCGGGGGCGAGGATCAGCTGCTGATCGATGTCGAACTTGGCGTCACATCATTTGAGGATGTGTTGGCGCTGGCGACCGAAAATGCGTCTGGTGATTTGCAGTTCGTGTTCAACCCGCCGGGCGCGATGACAACGGAATCAATCACCCTGGTTGGCACACCGTCCAGCGCAGCGGCGACGCTGCAGATCCTGTTCTTCGACAGTGATCCGACCAACTAA
- a CDS encoding SDR family NAD(P)-dependent oxidoreductase, which produces MTVTHHDQLQSFTGLNSFGESIRVAVFGASGGIGNGFVEHLASDPSVSEVFAFSRSGTAATNSKVTTGLFDLTDEASIADAAKMIGDGGALTLVICAVGMLHDQDGAVAPEKSWRDLSADGLARAYQINALGPALLMKHLLPLLPRDGKAGFAALSARVGSVSDNRIGGWYGYRAAKAALNQHIRCAAIELARKHKQAFCIGLHPGTVDTGLSAPFQKGVPNGKLFTPEQSTGAMLTVVDQLTAEDSGKLFGYDGEEIAP; this is translated from the coding sequence ATGACGGTTACCCATCATGACCAACTACAAAGCTTCACCGGCCTGAACTCATTTGGCGAAAGCATCCGTGTTGCCGTCTTTGGCGCCAGCGGTGGCATCGGCAATGGTTTTGTCGAACACCTGGCCAGCGATCCATCGGTCAGTGAGGTGTTTGCTTTCTCACGAAGCGGTACGGCAGCCACGAATAGCAAGGTCACCACCGGCCTGTTTGATCTGACGGACGAGGCGAGCATCGCAGATGCTGCCAAGATGATTGGGGATGGTGGCGCGCTAACCCTCGTGATCTGTGCCGTTGGCATGCTGCATGACCAGGATGGTGCCGTGGCCCCGGAGAAGAGCTGGCGCGATCTAAGCGCCGATGGTCTCGCCCGCGCCTATCAGATCAATGCACTTGGCCCGGCCCTGCTGATGAAGCATCTGCTGCCACTTCTACCGCGCGACGGTAAGGCTGGTTTTGCCGCCCTATCGGCCCGGGTCGGCAGCGTGTCGGATAATCGGATCGGCGGTTGGTACGGATACCGGGCCGCGAAGGCAGCACTAAATCAACACATCAGATGCGCTGCCATCGAACTGGCGCGTAAGCATAAGCAGGCCTTCTGCATCGGCCTACACCCGGGCACCGTTGATACTGGCCTGTCGGCACCGTTCCAGAAGGGCGTGCCGAACGGCAAGCTGTTCACACCAGAGCAGTCCACCGGTGCCATGCTAACCGTAGTTGATCAGCTAACGGCGGAGGATAGCGGAAAACTATTCGGCTATGATGGCGAAGAGATTGCGCCCTAA
- a CDS encoding DUF3253 domain-containing protein: MTDLNRDVIATAIIEAVHRRGPDKTLCPSEVARALAPDTWRDLMGDIRAVATELASNGLITIRQGGVVQDPSLELKGPIRLGGPTAMPDA; encoded by the coding sequence TTGACTGATCTAAACCGGGACGTCATTGCCACTGCCATTATCGAGGCAGTCCATAGGCGTGGGCCCGATAAGACCCTTTGCCCCTCAGAAGTTGCACGAGCCCTGGCCCCCGATACATGGCGCGATCTGATGGGCGATATCCGCGCCGTCGCAACTGAGCTTGCCAGCAATGGTTTAATCACCATCCGGCAAGGTGGTGTTGTCCAAGATCCAAGTCTGGAGCTTAAGGGGCCAATACGTCTTGGCGGCCCAACAGCAATGCCCGATGCTTAG
- the folD gene encoding bifunctional methylenetetrahydrofolate dehydrogenase/methenyltetrahydrofolate cyclohydrolase FolD, with the protein MMSKIIDGKAIAADVRGAVATAVATLTAAGGPKPGLAVVLVGENPASQVYVRSKGKATVEAGMESIEHRLADDVPEAELLALIETLNQSETVHGILVQLPLPKHIDEAKVIAAISPAKDVDGFHVSNVGALAIGQPVLVPCTPLGSLHLIRGVHGHDLSGLNAVVLGRSNIVGKPMGQLLLGANATVTTAHSRTADLPGLCREADILVAAVGRPEMVQGDWVKPGATVIDVGINRLDPTDSHPKGKLVGDVHYASAAEVAGAITPVPGGVGPMTIACLLVNTVMAYCKQRCDTLPETLTSFAS; encoded by the coding sequence ATTATGAGCAAGATCATCGATGGCAAGGCCATCGCCGCCGATGTGCGTGGTGCCGTTGCGACCGCCGTTGCCACCCTGACAGCGGCCGGTGGACCCAAGCCTGGCCTCGCGGTTGTTCTGGTCGGCGAGAACCCTGCCAGCCAAGTCTATGTCCGCAGCAAGGGCAAGGCGACGGTCGAGGCAGGCATGGAAAGCATCGAGCACCGTCTAGCCGATGATGTGCCTGAGGCTGAGCTACTAGCCCTTATCGAAACGCTAAACCAATCTGAGACGGTGCATGGCATTTTGGTTCAGCTGCCACTGCCAAAGCATATTGATGAGGCAAAGGTTATTGCCGCCATCAGCCCGGCCAAGGATGTGGATGGGTTCCACGTCAGCAATGTTGGCGCCCTAGCTATCGGACAGCCTGTCTTGGTGCCTTGCACCCCGCTTGGGTCGCTACACCTTATCCGCGGTGTCCATGGGCATGACCTAAGCGGCCTCAACGCCGTTGTCCTTGGCCGCTCAAACATTGTTGGTAAGCCGATGGGGCAGTTACTGCTCGGTGCCAATGCGACCGTTACCACCGCGCACTCGCGCACCGCTGATCTGCCCGGCCTTTGCCGCGAGGCAGATATCCTGGTCGCCGCCGTGGGCCGCCCAGAGATGGTTCAGGGTGATTGGGTGAAGCCGGGCGCCACGGTGATCGATGTCGGCATCAACCGACTAGACCCAACCGATAGCCACCCCAAGGGGAAGTTGGTTGGTGACGTCCATTATGCGTCAGCTGCCGAGGTAGCGGGTGCCATCACCCCGGTACCGGGTGGCGTTGGCCCGATGACCATTGCCTGCCTGCTGGTGAACACCGTCATGGCCTATTGCAAACAGCGTTGTGACACCCTGCCGGAAACCCTGACTAGCTTTGCCAGCTAA
- a CDS encoding ChrR family anti-sigma-E factor, translating to MSAEDENRLGEMVHHHPDDLLLMDYASGALGEAESLVIATHAALCPLCRRKIAEYEAVGGAALGELDAAEMADDALAGVMARLDQSLEKPVEQAVASAHADGGDMTVPQPLRGYLNAALEDLPWTNVLRGLDEVTLQVGSNDMVRTKMMRIQPGAAMPQHTHEGAELTLVLKGAFADERGHFQRGDLAFTDSDVEHKPIADDHEVCYCLAVTTAPLRLTGPIGRLINPFIRY from the coding sequence ATGTCAGCAGAGGACGAAAACCGGCTGGGCGAGATGGTACATCACCACCCTGACGATTTACTGCTGATGGATTATGCGAGCGGCGCGCTTGGCGAGGCGGAGAGCCTAGTCATTGCGACCCATGCTGCGCTCTGCCCGCTATGCCGTCGTAAAATTGCAGAATATGAAGCCGTTGGCGGTGCCGCCTTGGGCGAGTTGGATGCTGCCGAAATGGCTGATGATGCCCTCGCTGGCGTTATGGCCCGGCTGGACCAGTCGCTTGAGAAGCCGGTTGAGCAAGCCGTGGCCAGTGCCCATGCAGATGGCGGCGATATGACGGTGCCACAGCCACTGCGTGGCTACCTCAACGCGGCACTTGAAGACCTACCCTGGACGAATGTCCTACGCGGTCTGGACGAAGTTACCCTGCAGGTTGGTAGCAACGATATGGTGCGCACCAAAATGATGCGCATCCAGCCCGGTGCCGCCATGCCCCAGCATACCCATGAGGGTGCGGAGCTGACGCTCGTCCTGAAAGGTGCCTTCGCGGATGAGCGCGGGCATTTCCAGCGCGGTGATCTTGCCTTCACTGACAGTGATGTCGAGCATAAGCCGATCGCCGATGATCATGAGGTTTGTTACTGCCTCGCGGTCACCACGGCACCGCTGCGCCTCACCGGTCCAATTGGCCGGTTGATCAACCCGTTCATTCGGTACTGA
- the rlmN gene encoding 23S rRNA (adenine(2503)-C(2))-methyltransferase RlmN, with protein sequence MGADAHAEAFAAPAAGADGLRPLIGPSRDELRAEMKALGIQGFRADQIWKWVYQRGVTDFADMSNLAKDLRAKLPDMFTLARPEIIEDQESTDGTRKWLLRMADGQEVETVFIPEDDRGTLCVSSQVGCTLTCKFCHTGTQPLVRNLGPAEIVAQVLVARDALNDWPSGKEDRRLTNIVLMGMGEPLFNYDNVADAMRIVMDADGIGWSKRRITLSTSGVVPLIRRCGDELNVNLAISLHAVTDELRDNIMPINRKYPIKELMRACREYPGVSNSRRITFEYVMLKGVNDTPADARQLVRLLRGIPAKVNLIPFNPWPGAPYECSTPKAITAFGDIVVQAGYPAPVRATRGQDILAACGQLKSASQRQRAADKLRAIAANRAKAEPAD encoded by the coding sequence ATGGGTGCCGACGCCCACGCCGAAGCCTTTGCCGCCCCAGCTGCGGGCGCCGACGGATTGCGCCCGCTAATCGGGCCATCCCGGGATGAGCTGCGCGCCGAGATGAAGGCGCTGGGTATTCAGGGTTTCCGGGCTGATCAAATCTGGAAATGGGTCTATCAGCGCGGCGTTACTGACTTTGCCGACATGTCCAACCTAGCTAAGGACCTGCGCGCCAAGCTTCCGGACATGTTCACCCTTGCCCGGCCTGAGATCATTGAGGATCAGGAGAGCACGGACGGCACCCGTAAATGGCTGCTGCGTATGGCTGATGGGCAAGAGGTTGAGACCGTGTTCATCCCTGAGGATGATCGCGGCACGCTTTGCGTCTCTTCCCAGGTTGGCTGCACGCTTACCTGTAAGTTCTGCCATACCGGCACCCAGCCGCTGGTTCGGAATCTCGGCCCGGCCGAGATTGTGGCCCAGGTGCTAGTTGCCCGCGATGCGTTGAATGATTGGCCATCGGGGAAAGAAGACCGGCGCCTCACGAATATCGTCCTGATGGGTATGGGCGAGCCGCTGTTCAATTATGACAATGTGGCTGATGCCATGCGCATTGTGATGGATGCCGATGGTATTGGTTGGTCCAAGCGTCGCATTACCCTCTCGACCTCTGGTGTGGTGCCGTTGATCCGTCGCTGTGGTGACGAGCTGAATGTGAACCTCGCCATCTCGCTGCATGCTGTTACTGACGAGCTGCGCGATAACATCATGCCGATCAATCGGAAGTATCCGATTAAAGAGCTGATGCGTGCCTGCCGTGAGTACCCCGGCGTCAGCAATTCGCGCCGTATCACCTTTGAATATGTGATGCTGAAAGGGGTGAACGATACCCCGGCCGATGCCCGTCAGTTGGTCCGCCTGCTGCGCGGTATTCCGGCGAAGGTCAATCTGATCCCGTTCAACCCGTGGCCTGGCGCGCCGTATGAGTGCTCAACGCCTAAGGCCATCACCGCCTTTGGCGATATCGTGGTTCAGGCTGGCTATCCGGCGCCAGTCCGCGCGACCCGTGGTCAAGATATCCTGGCCGCCTGTGGTCAGCTTAAATCCGCCAGCCAGCGCCAGCGTGCGGCGGACAAGCTGCGCGCCATCGCGGCCAACCGGGCCAAGGCTGAACCGGCAGACTAG
- a CDS encoding RNA methyltransferase → MRGFFSVGVEGMSKPGNAGNLIRTAHSFGASSFFAIAPVVDFGEVRSSDTSDAFEHLPFYQYQTPAALELPKGAQLVGIELVDASIPLPSFRHPTRAAYVLGPERGELSPEMQERCDFLVQIPMSFCVNVGVAGAIVMYDRMISMGRFAERPVRAGGPTEVLTKHKHGGQIIRSNRQ, encoded by the coding sequence ATGCGTGGTTTCTTCTCAGTTGGCGTTGAGGGGATGAGTAAGCCCGGCAATGCTGGCAACCTCATCCGTACGGCCCATTCCTTTGGCGCGAGTTCGTTCTTCGCGATCGCCCCAGTGGTGGATTTTGGCGAGGTCCGGTCCTCCGATACCTCCGATGCGTTTGAGCATCTGCCGTTCTACCAATACCAAACGCCAGCAGCGCTAGAGCTGCCTAAGGGTGCGCAATTGGTTGGGATTGAGCTGGTGGACGCATCAATCCCGCTGCCTAGCTTCCGCCACCCAACCCGGGCTGCATATGTTTTGGGCCCAGAGCGTGGGGAGTTATCGCCGGAGATGCAGGAGCGGTGCGATTTCCTCGTGCAGATCCCGATGAGCTTCTGCGTCAATGTCGGCGTGGCGGGTGCCATTGTGATGTATGACCGGATGATCTCCATGGGCCGCTTTGCAGAGCGGCCGGTCCGCGCGGGTGGGCCGACCGAGGTGCTTACCAAACACAAACATGGCGGTCAGATCATTCGATCCAACCGCCAGTAA